The Tropicibacter oceani DNA segment ATCAAGGAACGCGCCGACAGCGCCCTGTCGCGGATCGAGGCAGGCGCCGCCCGCAGCATGCAGAGCGGCACCGGCCTGCTGGCGATCACCGGATCGACCGCACCCTTTGTCGGACTGTTCGGCACCGTCTGGGGCATCATGAACAGCTTTGTCTCGATCGCCGAGACCAACACCACCAACCTTGCCGTCGTCGCGCCCGGCATCGCCGAGGCGCTGCTGGCCACCGCCATCGGCCTTGTGGCCGCGATCCCGGCCGTGATCTTCTACAACCTGCTTGCGCGGGGGACGGGCGGCTACCGGGTGGACCTGGCCGACGCGGCGGCGCTGGTCCTGCGCACCCTGTCGCGCGATCTGGATCTTGCAACCCGCGCCGGCGATGTCGTCAGCCTGGCACAGGCGGCAGAGTAGGCTCATGGGCGCGCGCATCGGACCCGAGGCAGGCGATGATCTTGCCGAAAACGCGGACATCAACATCACCCCCTTCATCGACGTCATGCTGGTGCTGCTGATCATCTTCATGGTGGCTGCGCCGCTTTCGACCGTCGACATTCCCGTGGAACTGCCCGTGGCCGTGGCCGACGCTCCGCAGCGCCCCTCTGATCCGGTCTTTGTCACCCTCAAGGAAGACCTGTCGCTGGCCGTGGGCAATGCGGCTGCCACCCGCGACACGCTGCTCATGGAAATCGGCATCGCCACGCGGCTGAACCGCGATGAACGCCTGTATATCCGGGCCGACAAATCCGTGCCCTACGGCGAACTGATCGCCGTCATGAACCTGCTGCGCGCCGAAGGATACCTGAAGGTCGGCCTTGTCGGGCTGGACGAGGCCGCGGCGCCCCCCGAACCAGAGGCCCCGAAATGAGCCTGAGCTATCGCGGTTCCTCTGGACATTGGCCGCTGGCAGCGCTGGGCCTTGCGCTCAGCCTGTCGGCGCATGTCGCCCTGCCCGCCGGGGTGCTGACCCGCGCGCAGGCCCCGATACCGGACGTCGCGCAGCAGGAAACCGGCGTTCAGGGCGCGATCCTGTTCGATCTGTCCGACATCATCGCAGCCCCCTCGGCCGCCGGCGAAGACAGCGCCGAGGTGGCCGAGGCCATCGACGCGCCAACCGTCACCGAATCCCCCGAAGCGGTCGAGGCAGCCCGCGCCGTCGACGCGCCGCAGCTGAACCAGACCCCGTATGACGTGGCCGAGGATGACCTGAAATTCCGCATCGCCAGCCCGGATCCGGCAGAGGACACCGCCGAGAGGGCAACACAAATCGCGCAGGAATTTGTCGAAGAGCAGATCGACCAGGCGTCGCAGATGGGCG contains these protein-coding regions:
- the exbB gene encoding tonB-system energizer ExbB, whose protein sequence is MDRGLSMELWFAPLRTALAAWLAEAGQDHMSPLGMYLAADMVVKGVMVSLAVASVLVWAVFVVRLVLLAFARRRLRRTYRALDRAGSLDAARGRFARGNGVVGAMVRAALDERQRSGGAPADGIKERADSALSRIEAGAARSMQSGTGLLAITGSTAPFVGLFGTVWGIMNSFVSIAETNTTNLAVVAPGIAEALLATAIGLVAAIPAVIFYNLLARGTGGYRVDLADAAALVLRTLSRDLDLATRAGDVVSLAQAAE
- a CDS encoding energy transducer TonB is translated as MSLSYRGSSGHWPLAALGLALSLSAHVALPAGVLTRAQAPIPDVAQQETGVQGAILFDLSDIIAAPSAAGEDSAEVAEAIDAPTVTESPEAVEAARAVDAPQLNQTPYDVAEDDLKFRIASPDPAEDTAERATQIAQEFVEEQIDQASQMGAVAADAATASVSGVEAEAKADKAEASSEGLTAEQLQEVTDWQKAVVLRIAKAKAYPQLARKKGIEGEVMVKFTLDRYGAILDRAVHVSSGYPVLDKAALQVFDGLDKLPTPPNHLAGDRFTLVIPLNYRIRKG
- the exbD gene encoding TonB system transport protein ExbD, giving the protein MGARIGPEAGDDLAENADINITPFIDVMLVLLIIFMVAAPLSTVDIPVELPVAVADAPQRPSDPVFVTLKEDLSLAVGNAAATRDTLLMEIGIATRLNRDERLYIRADKSVPYGELIAVMNLLRAEGYLKVGLVGLDEAAAPPEPEAPK